From Staphylococcus sp. IVB6214:
ATCAGTACCTCGTTAAATTGGTCGAAAAATTTATGTACGACTTTTGCTTTTTCACCAACCATCATAATTCCGATTCCGATAAAAATCGCAAATGTAATAATTTGCAGCATGTTACCGTCTGTCATTGCTTCAACTGGATTTTTCGGGAAGAAGTTAATAATCGTTTGGTCGAATGTTTGATTAAATGGTGAATCTTCTGCACTTTTTTGTGCTGTCAATTCTTTTTGATATGCTGTCACTTCATCACTCTTCAACAAATCTGAGTGTCCTGCACCTGGCTTAACAATTAATGCTAAACACATTGCTAGCATGATTGCCAAAGCTGTTGTCGATAGGAAGAATAACATCGTTTTAAGTCCGATACCCCCTAATAATTTGGGATCTCCAACACCAATAACACCAAGTACGATTGATACAAAAACAACAGGTACAACTAACATAAAGATAAGATTTAGAAATATTTGTCCGATGAGATTGAATCCATATTGATCAATAAGTGTTACAAACTTTGCGCCTTCATAAAAGTTGAAAACTGAACCAATTGTAATACCTAATACAAGTGCAATAATTATTTTAACTGTAAGTCCTTTAAACTTCATTGTTCATTCATCCCCTTCTTCTAACAAGATTATCTTGCATCATTGAACGCACATTATTGCTATTAAATGTATCGTTCAACAAATTGTCACTATTCATATACTTGCAATCATATGTATAAAAATAGCTTATAAATAATTATAGTCAGAAGATTAACAATATTGCAATGTAATTTTTATTGGCTTTCATCGGATTTTCATTGCATAATAATAAAATGCTATAATGAAAATCAAACATTTCTTTAAAATTTATTTGAGGTGTCCAGACATGCAATTGGATTATAAAATAACACAAGCTAAAAAAGGGGCATGGCTCAGTATTGTTACATATACATTATTAACGATTCTAAAAGTACTATATGGTTGGATCGCAAACAGTCGTGGTTTAACTGCAGATGGTATCAACAATGCGACTGATGTCGTAAGTTCTATTGCGATTCTTGTCGCCTTACAAATCTCCATGAAACCCGTTGATGAGAACCACCCATATGGACATTATCGATCTGAATTTATCGCATCTCTCATTGCTTCTTTTATTATGTTTGCTGTTAGTATTCAGGTTATAATTACAGGCATTCAACATTTCTATAAAGGTCAATTCCACCAGCCGAGTCAATCTGCAGTCATCGTTGGTATTTTATCGAGTCTTATAATGTTTGCTGTTTTTCTGTATAATCATAACTTAGCTAAAAAAGTAAAAAGTAGTGCGTTAAAAGCTGCAAGTTATGATAATTTATCCGATGCACTTGTCTCGCTTGGTACAGTCATTGGAATCATTGGCGTTTATTTTGGCGCACCGATGCTAGATACATTAGCCGCAATTATTATTGGGTTGTTAATTATGAAAACAAGTATCGATATCTTTAAAGAAACTGCCATCACCTTAACAGATGGATATGACGAAGATGAGCTATCATATATTCATCAATGTATCGCACCGATTGAAGAAATACTGGAAATTAGAGATATTAAAGCCCGCAGTCACGGGATGATATCATTCATTGATGTGACGATTGCCGTCAATCCTAAACTTACCGTTGTTGAAAGTCATGAAATATCCGATTTAATTGAGTCAAAACTGAAAGAACATTTAGGAGAAGTTGAAACAATTGTCCATATCGAACCCTATGAACCATCTATCTAATCATTTAATTTTGTGCAAATGACTCATTTTTCAGGCAATAAAAATCACTTTAAAGGTTGTGCATACCAACCAATAAAGTGTTTTTTTTATATCAAATGATTACTCATAGCATAAAGAGCTGCCTGTGTTCGGTCTGTCACTTCTAGTTTGGATAAAATATGACTCACATGCGTTTTAATCGTTTTTTCAGATACGAATAACACATCTGCAATCTCTTTATTCGTTTTTCCTTTTGCCATCTCTTTCAAAACTTCTGTTTCACGTTTTGATAATTTATTTTGAATGTGCGGTTTATTGTTTACAACTTCCATCACTTGTTGTGCTTCTTTATGAATAACTGTGTCCCCTTCTAAAACACGCTGAATAGATGCCATTAGCTGTTCTGGTTCCACATCTTTCATCTCATAGCCGTCTGCACCAACTTGCATCGCCGAAATCACATGTTCTTCATCAACATAACTTGTTAAAACTAGTATTTTAATTTTTGGATACTGTTGTTTTAATTGTTGAATCAATGTTATTCCATTCATTTCAGGCATTACAAGATCTACAAGCACTAATTCAGGCTGACAAATATTATCGTGAAGCGCATCTAACAATTCTTGGCCAGCACTAAAACTACCAACCATCTCAATGGTATCTCGTGTTGAGAGTAAAAATTCCAAACCTTGTCTTACAATATAGTGATCATCCACGATTGCAACTTTGGCCATTTTACATCCCCTCCCAACTATGATGATTATAAGGCACTTGAACAAACAAAGTCGTTCCGTTTTCAGTTGATAATGTAAGCTGCCCTTTTAATATTTTAACTCGTTGCTTTATATTTAATATACCGTGATGGGCACGTTCATCCACTGTATTCGGATCAAAGCCAACACCATCGTCTGTTATCGTGATCTCAAGCTTTTCATCGTCTTGATAGAACTTTACGTATATCTCATCTGTTCCAGCATGTTTTTTCGTATTATTCATTGCTTCTTGAATAATACGATATACATTTGTTTCAATCTTATTCTCCAAGTCAATCAGCCCTGACACAGAGACATGAATGTCGATACCAATCAAGTCAGCATATTGTTTCAAAGCATGGACCAATCCCTTTTCCAATCCAACTGGCTTCAATTGCCAGATGAGCGCTCGCATCTCATTCACGGCATTTTGACTTGTCATTTCAATTTGTGAGAAAGCCCTTTTTGACACATCATCTTGCGCCATTTGACCTGCAGCATGTGCAGTTAATTTTAATGAAAATAGCATTTGATTGACCGAATCATGCAAATCACGTGCGAGACGATTTCGTTCATTGATGCGTGCCGCTTCTTTCTCTTGATCCGTCAAATCGATTCGTTTAATAGCAGAACCAATTTGAAAAGCCACAGATTCCAACAACTCCAAATCTTCATCACTGTAATGATCTGTATGAGGCGTAGCAACATTTAAAAGCCCAAATTGTTCTGTACCTGATTTTAATGGAACTGTCGCATGATGCGTAATATCTTCAGTTTCTGTCGCAAATTCACGACTTGCAAGATTAATACGAGAGCAATTGATGATATTCGAGGCCTTCGTAAGTTTCTTATTATGATAAGATTGGACACACCAACAGGTACCTTCTACCATGTACTTACAATGGTGATTCGTCAAAGCTTTCGGCAAAGAACGATGTGACGCTAAGGTATGTGCGCCCGTTTCATCAATAAAGAAAATCCAGCCTGTCGTAAAATCACTGCCTTCAATTAAATAATCCAACGCACCGTCCATCATCGACTGCAACTCTGTCTCTTCGTTCAAAAACTCTGCAATCTCTTTTAATAGCGCCAATCGTGTCGGTTTCTCCATCGTCTCATCTCCTCTATTCCACTCATTTGTATTATACATGTTCTATTTTATTGTGAAAAACATATCGCCCAGTCACAAGTGATTCAAATTTATGTTATGATAGAAAGGCTTAAGGAGGCTACTATGAAGATAAACATCCCTCAACAATTTGACAACATGACATTGAGAGCCATGTTTCAATCATTGAAATTACCAAAAAAAGAACTACATCAATTGAATATGTCAAAAGAAATTTTGATTAATGACGAATCTGCGACGTTAAACACAACCGTCCATACTGGTGACAATGTCGTACTACCGGAAACACATGCGGAGAGTCAATATTTACCAAGCTATCGCTATGCAAATATTGTTTATGAAGATGATTACCTTGCGATTGTCTTAAAACCTAAAGGAGTCAAGACACATCCAAATGACTTGAAAGAAAGTAATACATTGATGAATCACGTCATCTATACATTGAATTGTCCATACGTTGAACCAATCCATAGACTCGACCAAGAAACTGTTGGATTATTAATCGTAGCGAAAAAACCACTCGTTAAAAAGATTTTGGACCGCATGTTAGAAGACAATGACATTCATCGTATCTACCGTGCACAAGTGAAGAGTCTCTTACCAATCAAACCACAAACAATCGATATGCCCATCGGTAAAGATAAGTTTCATCCGAACAAACGCCGTGTTTCACCAACTGGACAACGCGCAGTGACACATATTATCGAATCTGAAATGGTAAAAGAAGGCGTCTGTCAACTGTATGTTAAGTTAGATACAGGACGTACGCACCAAATTCGTGTACACCTTGCAGAAATAGGACATCCAGTTCTTGGGGATCCACTATATAGTGATGCAACATTACGTCAGTTGAAATTGGAAAGCTATAAAATCGAATTTGTACATCCATTTACACAAGAAACTGTTTCAGTGTCTTTAGATGATGTAGAATAAACCGAAATGTTAAAAAGCGTGCACTCCTGATTTAGGAGCGTACGCTTTTTTGCTGTATAACAGACAGTTCAGTAGAAATATAGACATGACTACCGTACAACTTAGTTTATTTAGCTTTTCTTTTAATACATGTAGATACTTTATTTTTCATTCGAGTATTCAATAAATTTTTGTAATGTATAAATGAACAATTCATTTTCTTTTTGGAGATTTTTATGAGATGTTTTCATATTTTTGTATAGATTACTTTTTTTAACAGTGTTTTTCCAATTATAATTATTTTTATCTTTCACTAAATTATCTAAGCTATCTTTTATCTCTACGTACGTTTTATCACTGTATTCAACTTGTAATAGTTTGTATAATGAAAACAATTCGTCATAATTAATTTCTCTATATGGTTTAATTAATTCATCCTCTGCCTTTTGTTGATTGTTTAATAAATTTTTCTCCCAATGATCAGCAAGTAGATACCTTGCGAATAATCTTATAATTCTAGGATCAAATTGTGATTTGCATTCAATTTTAACTGAAAAGCGAATTAATCTTTCTTCTCTTTCGATAGCTTCACAATATAAAATAATAATTTTCGTCATTATATCAAAATATGTTTTTGCGTTATCCTTATAATTGAAACGCAAAGTCGTTCTTAATATCTGTACATCTTCCGGAACAATGTCTTGCTTCTCTGCTAATTCAAATAAAGATTTGCGCCAGCCAGATTTTGCATCTAATGAATCTATTAATTGTCTATGATTATTAGTAGTCGTATAATGATATGCTAAAAGACCTGCAATTAACGTAGCTATTGCAACATAAAAACTTTCAGTCCCTTTTAAAATTGTTGAAAACATGTATAGTATACTATATGTTAATTATGATACTGAAATTAAGAATTGAAACAATCTAATAAAACTAAAACGCTCTAAAAATATTATAAATACTGTACCAATACAAAAAATCAAAAATATAATTTGTATCATATAACTAGAATTTTTATTTATGTCTATTATACTTGCTAAGATACCCATACCGGCACCTATAAAAATCCAATGTCTCAAATAGATTATATATAATTTAATTCTATCAAACCGCTTTTTTAAGTCAGTTATATCTTCAAATTTATTTCTTTCCATATACTCCCCATCCCTTACTACATATACTCTTATGTTATAAAGATATTGAATAACTATTTACTTTATTTTACTGTACAAATATTTTCTGCACTACAAAAGTTTGCAATAATACCCAAAAAATCACAGCCTTTATAGTTTTCCTATAAAGACTGCGATCCTTAACTTTTACCGCTTCCTACGTATTCGGTTTTTTCAACGTTTCAATTTATTTCGAAAACGATTCACCCAACCTGTTGCTGCTCTGACAGGTTGGCCCGTCTCAACAATATTATCTTTTTTGCGTTTGATACTGTAATTCATTGCTTCTTCCATTAAATATTCTTGGGCATTTAATGGCTCAAGGTCATTATCTACATAGTGATATACACCATAACGGTCTTGGTAACGTCCTTTTTGGTTATCTGATAACTGTAAGTTCATGTAGTTCACGAGACGTTCTGCAACTTCTTTATCCAGTACTGGGAATAAAATTTCTACACGCTTAATCATGTTACGAGTCATCATATCTGCGGAAGACAAGTAAATACGTGCATCTCCATTGTTATGGAAATAGTAAATACGTGAATGTTCGAGTAAACGGCCGACAATACTAACAACTTCGATATTCTCACTCACACCCGGAATGCCAGGTTTCAAACAACAAATCCCTCTAATAATCAGTTGTACTTTAACACCTGCTTGTGATGCTTCAAATAACTTCGTGATAAGCGTTTTGTCAGTTAATGAGTTCATCTTCATCATCATTTTACCGTTACCATACTTTTTATGACTCTCAATTTCTTCGTCAATACGTTCAATGAATGAATCACGGATTTCGTAAGGTGCAACAATCAGTTCTTGATAATCTGGTTTTACAGAGTAACCACTCAAATAGTTGAAGAAATTCATCGCATCTTCTGCTATTTTTTTATTTGTTGTAATGATACCCATATCTGTATATAGTTTTGCGGTTTTGTCATTGTAGTTCCCTGTACCAAGATGTACAAATGGTACTAGCTCTCCATTGATACGCTTCACAACTAATGTGATTTTACTGTGCGTTTTCAAGTGAGTCATACCATACATGACATGACACCCTGCTTCTTCTAACATACGTGCCCAATGCACGTTGTTTTCTTCGTCAAAACGTGCCTTCAATTCAACGAGTACCGTTACTTGTTTGCCGTTTTCCGCCGCATTTTTCAATGCATCGATAATTGGTGAATCACTACTTACGCGATACAATGTTTGCTTAATTGCCATCGTATTAGGATCTTCAGAAGCTTCACGAATAAAGTCGACAATCGGATCAAACGACTCATATGGATGATGGAAGAAAATATCTCGTTTAAGTGCTAAGTCATAGACATTATGCCCCCCTAATGATTGTGGTACTTGTGGGACATAACGTGAATATTTCAAGTCTTTGAGTTTGTTCGATAAATGTCCGACAAGTTCGAACACCATTGTTAAATCAAGAGGGCCATCAGTGTAGTATACATCTTCAGGTGATAATTCCAACGTATCGATTAACCAGTCCATTTCTAGATCTTGTTGTCCACGATTATCTATTTCTAAACGAACTGCTGCTCCACTTTTTCTTTCTTTCAAAAAGCGCTCAATTTCAATCAATAAGTCTTCCGCATCATCTTCATGAATCATTAAGTCCGCATTACGTGTAATTCTAAATGTGTACGTATTAAGAATCTCATATCCTCTGAACAAATATCCCATGAAGAACGTAATGATATCTTCAATTAATATGATATATTGTTTGTTACCTTCATTAATTGTTGTGAAGCGATCTAACAGTGTAGGGATTTGTACAATTGCGGAGTTCACTTCATCCCCCGTATCAACATCAACAAATATATTCAGTGTTTTATTGTTTAACTTTGGAAAAGGTCGATAAGCGTCAATACCAAGTGGCGTCAATGTTGGTAAGATTTCATTCAAAAAGATAGTTTCTAGACGTTCAATTAATGGCTCATCTAAATCATCTGGCTTTGTAAGATAAACATCATATTCTTTCAACTCTTCAATCAGTTCATTAAATCGATGATATTGAAATGCAACATTTTTTCGATTTTTGCGCTCGATTGCTTGAAGCTGTTCAGAAGGAGTCAACTGCGATTTGTTTTCAGGTTTATCGTATCCCATTTTCACTTGGTCTTTAAGACCTGCGACACGCACCATAAAAAATTCATCTAAGTTAGAACTGCCGATTGCAATAAAGTTGAGTCTCTCTAACAAAGGATTTGTTTTATCACATGCTTCTTGTAGGACACGATAGTTGAAATCGAGCCAACTTACTTCTCTATTGTTATAAAAACTAGGATCGTTAATATCAATTTTCAAATTATTGTTTGTCACTTTGTCATTCCACCTCATTTTATGTGCCTGCTACTCTATTGTGATACAAATTAAGACCTCCGTTGACAACGAAACAGTGTATTATCGTTTCAATATTTCTACCGCATTCTCCGTTTTTTAACTTTTCAGTTATTTGGGAATATAGGCTAAAGTGGGGAGCGGGACAGAAATCTTTTTTGCTATAAAAGCATTCATCCTCCCACCCCGGCAAGGTTAACTAGAAATTTAAAAGTAGATGATTGATATGTGACTAGGTTTACTTAATAAACTTGTTAAATACTTAATCATCCTTGTCCGCATTTCCACTTCAGACACCTAATGCCTTTATACTTATCTCTTGATCTTAAAAGAGCGCATCTAAGCATTATGTCTCAGCGCCACACTTCTACCTAAAATCATTCTAAATACTGTATAATACAATCTTCATCTTTTCTGTTTCAACATCAATCTTTATTTTTTCGGCAGTCTCTACATCATCACGATTATCTTCGTATGCAAAAACTATTTTTTTATAAATTGAATGTTCAACTTATTCTTTAAAACTTTTTCAATATGTTTTTTCTGTCGATTAGACTGGTATTCTTCCGCAATCGGCTCACCTTGATAATATACATCTAACTGATAAGGTTCTGAGTCTGTAATGAGTTTAACTTGATTGACGGTATTGGTGTTTGAAATATTTAACGCATTAACAAACTTGATCATACCACCTAATGCTTGAATTTCATTGATTTCATCTTCTGTAAACCAATTCGTTTCACCACTGTATATTTTCAATAATGATTTATTTTTGAAGCTTGTCAACAGGGCTAGACGCACACGTTCTTTATGCGATAAACCGTTAATACTCGAGTTCGCAATAATGTAATACGTATGTTGCGAGCTTGAATCAGAGTCAATAAACTTACCCAAATAGTAAAGATAAGCAGCTTGTAGAAAACGCTGTTTTACCACTTCATCAACCTTCAGCTTGCCTTGCGCTGTTAGTTGTTTTAATAATGCTTCCGCAAGATTTTGTCGCTGTGTTGCACCGGTTGGTTCAATTCTATATTCATTCGCCAAATGACGTAATGCATCGTTTTGAACATTGTTACTTTTGAACTCGCCTTTATGTGCTTTCGAGATTTGATGCATAATAAACCCTTCTCGAATCCCTTTACGAGAGAAAGTAAAGGATTCGGCTTGTATCATGTCATAAAGTACATTGAACACCACAACGGCTGGAACGATAATGTCCATCCGATCTCTACTCAATCCATCTAGGTTGACAAGCTCATCTCGTGAGTATGATTTTAATCTCTCATACACTTGAGAAAGGTCATCTTGTGCCATCGTATATCCATGAACACCAGCGATAGGATAATGTTGAAGTGCTTGATGGATACGCGCACAGTTACGTGCGGATCCCCCAATGCCTATCAACGTCACCTTTTTATCAATAATCCAATCAGCTTTACTGAATGACTTTTTAAGAAACTTCTCCATTTTTTTTAGGGCTTCTTTATCATTGTGCGCTTTGCCATCGAAAAACATACGTGTCAATGTTACGACACCGAATGGAAAGCTGATGGCTTCCTTGATTTTTTTATTTTTAAAGTATGTTAGTTCCGTTGAACCGCCACCGATATCTACCGTAATGCCGTCTTGAATATCTGTCGTATGAGTGACAGCATATGAGCCATAAAAAGCTTCATCCTCTTCTGGAATTAGAATGACATCTAACCCTACTTCCTTTTTGACAGATTTTAATATGTCATCACGGTTCGTTGACTGACGAATCGCTGCAGTCGCAATAGGATACAACGTCTTAACGTGAAATGCTTCTGCTACCTTCTTAAAACTTTGCAGTGCCGTCATCAATACTTTGATGCCGTCTTCGTGCATATATCCTGCATCGTCTAAGTATTGACTTAGACGAGCAGGTGTTTTTATATTTTGAATCTCATTCAGTCCCGTCTCATGATCAAATTCAAATATAACAAGACGAATGGTGTTTGATCCGATATCTATTAAACCATTGCGCTCCATACGTATGGGTTGCCTCCTCAATTATTTAGGGTGAACCATGTCAGCAGGACGAATCCATTGTTCGAATTGTTCTTCAGTAAGATGACCTGATTGAATTGCTGCTTCTTTTAACGTTAATCCTTCTCTATGTGCTTTTTTCGCAATTGATGCTGCATTTTCATATCCGATGTGTGGGTTCAACGCAGTGACTAACATTAATGATTGATTTAAGTAGTTATCAATATGTGATTCAATTGGTTCGATACCCACTGCACAGTTTTCGTTAAATGTATTCATACCATCTGCTAATAAGTAAATAGATTGTAACGTATTATGCATGATAACTGGTTTAAATACATTCAATTCAAAGTTACCTTGTGAACTTGAAATACCGACTACTGTGTCATTACCCATTACTTGAACAGCAACCATTGTAAGCATCTCACATTGCGTTGGGTTTACTTTACCCGGCATGATAGATGAACCCGGCTCATTTTCAGGAATTGAAATTTCAGCCAAACCAGCACGTGGACCAGATGCCAACCATCTTACGTCATTTGCAATCTTCATTAAATCACCGGCAAGGGCTTTTAACGTACCGTGCAATTGCACAACTTCATCATGCGCTGTTAAAGCATGGAATTTGTTTGGTGAAGAAACGAATGGATAACCTGTGTTATTTGAAATATTTGCAGCAACTTTATCGCCAAATTCTGGATGTGCGTTAATACCTGTTCCAACAGCTGTACCACCAATTGCTAGATTCAAGATGTGTTTTTTAGATTCTGTTAGAAGTTGTTCACATACATCTAACATATAGCGCCAACCACTGATTTCTTGACCAAGTGTAATCGGTGTCGCATCTTGTAAGTGTGTACGGCCAATTTTGATAATATCTTGATATGCTTCTTCTTTTTTATGGAACGTATCACGTAAGCCTTTTAAAGCTGGTACTAACTTTTGTTCAATTTCATGGTATAGTGCAACGTGCATTGCTGTTGGGAACGTATCATTTGAACTTTGCGACTTATTCACATCGTCGTTTGGATGAATCTTTTCTTCACTCCCCTTTTCAGATAGATATTCATTCGCAACATAACTTACAACTTCATTGACGTTCATGTTACTTTGCGTACCACTACCTGTTTGCCAAACTACAAGTGGAAAATGTTCATCTAACTCTCCAGCTAAGATGCGGTCACAAGCATATACAATGGCTTCTTTTTTCGCATCACTTAACTTCCCTAATTCATTGTTTGCAATGGCAGCTGCACGTTTTAATTGAGCGAAACCATACACAACTTCGATTGGCATCTTTTCTTTACCGACTGGGAAGTTTTGCTTACTACGTTGAGTTTGTGCACCCCAATATTTATCGCCTGGTACTTCAATTTCTCCAAATGTATCATGTTCAATTCTTACTGACATTTCATTCGACCCCTTTACAATTAATGTTAATACCTTCAGTTAAATTATAGCATTAAAGGAAATATTCATTCAATGAGATCTCACGTTAAACGATTAAAAAATAATGCGCTTACATTTACTTGTTGATCATCATATTAAGTATATAAATCAACGGTACAAGTGGTTATAAAAAAACACCTTGAATATGACGAATCATTTCAAGGTATCACTAATGCTTATTCATATTCTGTTTGGTAGCGTTGCTTTACAGCCTGAATAACCGCAATTGCTGCTAAAATATATAAAATCATTCCGATAACAACAGACAGCGGACTTGTCTGAATGAGAATCGCCCAGATACCATTCAAACTTGCGTAAAATTGATCTAAGTATATGTATAATCCAATAGTAATGGCAATACAGCACAGCACACTGATAACAATCCCTTTTTGATTACTATGAATAAATGTATCAGCTGTGACTGTATGATCCACGAGTCCCTTAGACAAATTCAATTGTAATTGCACAACCTTAAATAATACTGGTAAATAGAGGGTACCGAGTGCTAATGGAAAACCTTTGATAGATAGTAAATTGACTAGTGTTGAAACAATCAACAGTGGAACCCAGAATCGATATATTTTCATATTTGTCACCTAATTAGTATTTGTAAATTCTTCATTATTTTATCATATCTCTTATACATTGACAGTGACAATTTTACAACCATTTCATGACGATGACATGTCTCGTGGTGTGTATCATAAAATCATCGTATCTCTTATCAAATGCTAAAAGTAAGAGTAGGACATTAAGCAATTGATTGCTTATTGCCCTACTCTTACAAACATCTTATTTATCTGTTTCACGATCACTGCGAACGGCTTCTTCATGTGATTGTTCAAATTTTTGTTCATCATTTTCTTCAGAGATTTGTTCCATCTCTTTACCTAATTCAACCACTTCTTCAAAGCTGTCGACCATGCCATGTTCATTTTCTTGTTTATTCATGACATTCCCTCCTTATTATTAAGCATAACGTGCTGTGAAATAAGCTCTAACATCTTCAGGAAGCCCTTGTGCAGCTGCTTCATCCAATACAACATTCACCATGCGATGTGTTTTCAAACTTGATGGAATGAATGTCGTGCTACCATTCTCTTCATATAACTTACGTGCTACTTCTGCTTTTTCAGCACCTGTTAATACAAGCACAACTTCACGGGCAGTCAAGACACCATCATTCATTGGAATACCGATGTTACCATCACAATCGATTGTCACAACTTGTAACGTTAATTTACCTTTGTTTTCTTTTGTTTTTGCATGATGTTTAATGAAAGATTCAACCTTCTCATCTTCTGGAATTTCGTGGATTTGCTTTTCTGGTACGCCTAATGTTTTGTAGTAATTTGTTTGTTTATCATAATCTAAAATATGAATTTGACTGAAATCAACAGGGTTTTTCTCAACATTTTCTTGTAATGCTGCATTTACAGGTACACTGTCATTTTTCAAATGAATTCCTGCAATTGTTGTTGGATTATTATTGAATTGCTTTCTTAAAATATCCGCTACAAACGTTGCAGCCGTTCCTTGATCTTTGAAAATTTTAAAATTCATTGCCATCTTGATCCACTCCTCATTTATGGTTACTTGTCATCTATATTATTCATTACATACCCTGATTTAATTGTCATTAAAACATCAATATTGTCATTCAAAATAACAATATCCGCATCTTTACCTTCTGTCAAACTCCCTTTGTGTGACAAGACATTTAATGCCTTAGCTTGATTATAACTTGTTACACGCCATAAATCTTCTAAAGATGCACCTGTAAATTTCATTAAATTACGTAAACCATCATTCATTTTTAAAATACTACCTGCCAAAGCACCACTTGCTAAGCGTGCTTCCTTACCTTTGACAATCACATCTTGTCCACCAAGATCATAAGTGCCATCTTGCAAGCCTTTTGCACGCATCGCATCAGTGATGAGATAAAATGCATGATTGCCTTTCATACGATATGCAACATCAACGGCTGCTGGATGTGCATGGATACCGTCGACAATCAATTCTGTATGTAAAAATGGATTCGTCCATGCTGCTCCGAACACGCCTGGCTCTCGATGTGCAAAAGGTGTTGCTGCATTATATAGATG
This genomic window contains:
- a CDS encoding SAS053 family protein; protein product: MNKQENEHGMVDSFEEVVELGKEMEQISEENDEQKFEQSHEEAVRSDRETDK
- the ppx gene encoding exopolyphosphatase; its protein translation is MERNGLIDIGSNTIRLVIFEFDHETGLNEIQNIKTPARLSQYLDDAGYMHEDGIKVLMTALQSFKKVAEAFHVKTLYPIATAAIRQSTNRDDILKSVKKEVGLDVILIPEEDEAFYGSYAVTHTTDIQDGITVDIGGGSTELTYFKNKKIKEAISFPFGVVTLTRMFFDGKAHNDKEALKKMEKFLKKSFSKADWIIDKKVTLIGIGGSARNCARIHQALQHYPIAGVHGYTMAQDDLSQVYERLKSYSRDELVNLDGLSRDRMDIIVPAVVVFNVLYDMIQAESFTFSRKGIREGFIMHQISKAHKGEFKSNNVQNDALRHLANEYRIEPTGATQRQNLAEALLKQLTAQGKLKVDEVVKQRFLQAAYLYYLGKFIDSDSSSQHTYYIIANSSINGLSHKERVRLALLTSFKNKSLLKIYSGETNWFTEDEINEIQALGGMIKFVNALNISNTNTVNQVKLITDSEPYQLDVYYQGEPIAEEYQSNRQKKHIEKVLKNKLNIQFIKK
- the fumC gene encoding class II fumarate hydratase, giving the protein MSVRIEHDTFGEIEVPGDKYWGAQTQRSKQNFPVGKEKMPIEVVYGFAQLKRAAAIANNELGKLSDAKKEAIVYACDRILAGELDEHFPLVVWQTGSGTQSNMNVNEVVSYVANEYLSEKGSEEKIHPNDDVNKSQSSNDTFPTAMHVALYHEIEQKLVPALKGLRDTFHKKEEAYQDIIKIGRTHLQDATPITLGQEISGWRYMLDVCEQLLTESKKHILNLAIGGTAVGTGINAHPEFGDKVAANISNNTGYPFVSSPNKFHALTAHDEVVQLHGTLKALAGDLMKIANDVRWLASGPRAGLAEISIPENEPGSSIMPGKVNPTQCEMLTMVAVQVMGNDTVVGISSSQGNFELNVFKPVIMHNTLQSIYLLADGMNTFNENCAVGIEPIESHIDNYLNQSLMLVTALNPHIGYENAASIAKKAHREGLTLKEAAIQSGHLTEEQFEQWIRPADMVHPK
- a CDS encoding glucosamine-6-phosphate isomerase, which gives rise to MAMNFKIFKDQGTAATFVADILRKQFNNNPTTIAGIHLKNDSVPVNAALQENVEKNPVDFSQIHILDYDKQTNYYKTLGVPEKQIHEIPEDEKVESFIKHHAKTKENKGKLTLQVVTIDCDGNIGIPMNDGVLTAREVVLVLTGAEKAEVARKLYEENGSTTFIPSSLKTHRMVNVVLDEAAAQGLPEDVRAYFTARYA